A window of the Cystobacter fuscus genome harbors these coding sequences:
- a CDS encoding efflux RND transporter permease subunit, with protein MMTRLVEGSVKHRGWTLGLTALFAVLASAMAMRLELDALPDITTNQVLVLTRAPGLTPEEVERRVTRPVETGLGGIPGLVEHRSLSRYGISSVTAVFEDDVDPYRARQLVQERLNAISGELPPGVDAPELGPLSGGLGEIFHFTLSSPERTSAELLELAELRVAPLLRGVPGVVEVNTWGGQQRTLEVRADPVKLAQRGLTLAELQRALEGVSGSVPGASLATGDRQVLVRAVARPPGPSELGGAVVRGPEGQTLRLADVAEVVPGALPRIGTATANGRGETVYLMAQMLRGANALDVMKGVHGRMEQVRAALPADVRVDEVYDRSTLVRGTLRTVAKNLLEGGLLVVTVLFLLLGSFRAGLVVASAIPLSMLGAVVGMVLLKIPGNLMSLGAIDFGLLVDGAVVMVEAVFHHVGHERSGREGWREKVSHVTGSVARPVFFSVLIILLVYVPVLALSGVDGKMFRPMALTVMLALATSLVLSLTFIPAAASLVLRPEDVPEHPPLLVRFFDKVYRPALDRMARVPRRVALVAGVLLVLGVGLFLNAGSEFAPQLDEGDLVVQTTRAADIRLEAAARDAGHLEAVLLKHVPEVRRVVSRVGSPAVATDIMGLEQADVFIHLAPREAWRPGLTREALIAEMAAVLEDKAPGSGPAFTQPIQMRFNELLGGSVTDVAVSVYGEDLGQLRRLAEQVAAEVGREAGAEDVRVLAPPEVSLLEVVPRPLDAARMGFSVREVLEAVQAVRTGLEVGATYDGAVRIPLVLRLAGEHEAFSLAELPLPVASGATVPLSRVADVKLVSAPSLVSRHEGQRRLVVGFNVRGADLGTVVERARARVGSAVRLPEGYRMEWGGQYETLTEATRRLSLVIPAVLVLIVTVLWLTFQRLRPALIIFTNVPFACVGGVVALVLRGMPVSISAAIGFIALSGIAVLNGVVLMARLLHHEASGLPVREAVLQAARERSRPVLMTALVAALGFVPMMLATGVGAEVQRPLATVVVGGLVTSTLLTLIILPSLYPWFSGQRTRSAEARAPVLEEKTA; from the coding sequence ATGATGACGCGGCTGGTGGAGGGCTCGGTGAAGCACCGGGGCTGGACGCTGGGGCTCACGGCGCTGTTCGCCGTGCTGGCCTCGGCGATGGCGATGCGGCTGGAGCTGGACGCGCTGCCGGACATCACCACCAACCAGGTCCTGGTGCTCACCCGTGCCCCGGGTCTGACGCCCGAGGAGGTGGAGCGGCGGGTGACGCGGCCGGTGGAGACGGGGCTCGGCGGCATCCCGGGGCTGGTGGAGCACCGCAGCCTGTCGCGTTATGGCATCTCCTCGGTGACGGCCGTCTTCGAGGACGACGTGGACCCGTACCGCGCGCGCCAGCTCGTGCAGGAGCGGTTGAATGCCATCTCCGGCGAGCTGCCCCCGGGCGTGGACGCACCGGAGCTGGGGCCCCTGTCGGGAGGGCTCGGGGAAATCTTCCACTTCACGCTCAGCTCGCCGGAGCGGACGTCGGCGGAGCTGCTGGAGCTGGCGGAGCTGCGGGTGGCGCCCCTGCTGCGAGGCGTGCCCGGCGTGGTGGAGGTGAACACCTGGGGAGGTCAGCAGCGCACGCTGGAGGTGCGCGCGGATCCGGTGAAGCTGGCGCAGCGCGGGCTGACACTGGCGGAGCTCCAGCGAGCGTTGGAGGGCGTGTCGGGCAGCGTGCCCGGGGCGAGCCTCGCGACGGGAGACCGGCAGGTGCTGGTGCGCGCGGTGGCACGGCCTCCCGGCCCGAGCGAGCTGGGCGGCGCGGTGGTGCGCGGTCCGGAAGGCCAGACATTACGGCTCGCGGACGTGGCCGAGGTGGTACCGGGAGCCCTGCCGCGCATCGGCACGGCGACGGCCAACGGCCGGGGGGAGACGGTGTACCTGATGGCGCAGATGCTGCGCGGAGCCAACGCCCTGGACGTGATGAAGGGCGTACATGGGCGCATGGAGCAGGTACGCGCGGCGCTGCCCGCGGACGTGCGGGTGGACGAGGTGTACGACCGGAGCACGCTGGTGCGCGGCACGCTGCGCACGGTGGCGAAGAACCTGCTGGAGGGCGGCCTGCTGGTGGTGACGGTGCTCTTCCTGCTGCTGGGCAGCTTCCGGGCGGGACTGGTGGTGGCCTCGGCGATTCCGCTGTCCATGCTGGGCGCGGTGGTGGGCATGGTGCTGTTGAAGATTCCGGGCAACCTGATGAGCCTGGGCGCCATCGACTTCGGCCTGCTGGTGGACGGCGCGGTGGTGATGGTGGAGGCCGTCTTCCACCACGTGGGGCACGAGCGCTCGGGCCGAGAGGGGTGGCGCGAGAAGGTGTCGCACGTGACGGGCTCGGTGGCGCGGCCCGTGTTCTTCTCGGTGCTCATCATCCTGCTGGTGTACGTGCCGGTGCTGGCGCTCAGCGGGGTGGACGGGAAGATGTTCCGCCCCATGGCGCTCACGGTGATGCTGGCGCTGGCCACCTCGTTGGTGCTCTCGCTCACCTTCATCCCCGCGGCGGCCAGCCTCGTGCTGCGCCCCGAGGACGTGCCCGAGCACCCTCCCCTGTTGGTGCGCTTCTTCGACAAGGTCTACCGCCCCGCGCTGGACCGGATGGCGCGCGTTCCCCGCCGGGTGGCGCTCGTGGCGGGGGTGCTGCTCGTGCTGGGCGTGGGCCTCTTCCTGAACGCGGGCAGCGAATTCGCCCCGCAGCTCGACGAGGGGGACCTGGTGGTGCAGACGACGCGCGCGGCGGACATCCGCCTGGAAGCGGCGGCTCGCGACGCGGGGCACCTGGAGGCGGTGCTGCTGAAGCATGTTCCCGAGGTGCGGCGGGTGGTGTCGCGCGTGGGCAGCCCCGCGGTGGCCACGGACATCATGGGCCTGGAGCAGGCGGACGTCTTCATCCACCTCGCGCCCCGCGAGGCGTGGCGGCCGGGCCTCACGCGCGAGGCGCTCATCGCGGAGATGGCGGCCGTGCTGGAGGACAAGGCCCCCGGGAGCGGGCCGGCCTTCACGCAGCCCATCCAGATGCGCTTCAACGAGCTGCTGGGGGGCTCGGTGACGGACGTGGCGGTGAGCGTGTACGGGGAGGACCTGGGGCAGTTGCGCCGGCTGGCCGAGCAGGTGGCCGCGGAGGTGGGCCGGGAGGCCGGGGCCGAGGACGTGCGGGTGCTGGCGCCGCCGGAGGTGTCGCTGTTGGAGGTGGTGCCCCGGCCGCTGGACGCGGCGCGCATGGGCTTCAGCGTGCGCGAGGTGCTCGAGGCGGTACAGGCGGTGCGCACGGGACTGGAGGTGGGGGCCACGTACGACGGGGCGGTGCGCATTCCCCTCGTGCTACGGCTGGCGGGGGAGCACGAGGCCTTCTCGCTGGCGGAGCTGCCGCTGCCGGTGGCCTCCGGCGCTACGGTGCCCCTGTCGCGGGTGGCCGACGTGAAGCTCGTCTCGGCGCCCAGCCTGGTGAGCAGGCACGAGGGACAGCGCCGGCTGGTGGTGGGCTTCAACGTGCGCGGGGCGGACCTGGGCACGGTGGTGGAGCGCGCCCGGGCGCGAGTGGGCTCGGCCGTGCGCCTGCCGGAGGGCTACCGGATGGAATGGGGTGGCCAATATGAGACCTTGACGGAGGCGACGCGGCGGCTTTCGCTCGTCATCCCCGCGGTACTGGTGCTCATCGTGACCGTGCTCTGGCTGACCTTCCAGCGCCTCCGCCCGGCGCTCATCATCTTCACGAACGTGCCCTTCGCGTGCGTGGGGGGTGTGGTGGCGCTCGTGCTGCGCGGCATGCCGGTGTCCATCTCGGCGGCCATCGGCTTCATCGCCCTGTCGGGCATCGCGGTGCTCAACGGCGTGGTGCTGATGGCGAGGCTGTTGCACCACGAGGCGAGTGGCCTGCCGGTGCGGGAGGCGGTGCTCCAGGCGGCGCGTGAGCGCTCGCGGCCGGTGTTGATGACGGCGCTGGTGGCGGCGCTGGGCTTCGTGCCGATGATGCTGGCCACCGGGGTGGGCGCCGAGGTGCAGCGTCCCCTGGCCACCGTGGTGGTGGGCGGCCTGGTGACGTCCACGCTGCTCACCCTCATCATCCTCCCCTCGCTCTACCCGTGGTTCTCGGGGCAGCGCACGCGGTCCGCCGAGGCTCGCGCGCCGGTCCTCGAGGAGAAGACCGCATGA